The following proteins are co-located in the Engraulis encrasicolus isolate BLACKSEA-1 chromosome 2, IST_EnEncr_1.0, whole genome shotgun sequence genome:
- the gstcd gene encoding glutathione S-transferase C-terminal domain-containing protein: MGGTDLKRDPDTIYLEIVCENKQYSLPLHTSITLFLLSYCESTSFRAILLCPESGEQWKWLGDLPSTLAAEQLQLPDPPALVRACRLPAVLEADGRFCRAGLAVVMRNIVQKTSKDSPGDLNISSLLGFKNTCLKACAEVSRWTRLCELEIPCAVEEHLGSPAQYSIPPAVLLLEKRLGEPVKVHNDDKLRRQKLQQQTTSQSALQEDDGSGGAVGSGVELDAAMAKLTTDGTTDADLKKPADIRRVKTTQLPELEHQFAEGLYFTLTDVVLLPCIHQYLSSLQEHSPHALASIPLLLRWYSRVQDVPGVRKAAERCGMTLFMPQPSPSGAVLPELATPAEELEPESAQPEKTPFVGGPRPTLTKLKDSGIEAVFSPHPCPDWTVPWEDLPTAVNPSTGKMSDTRAIRKCQQLNNLVAMVTQLVHPGDTVVDFCSGGGHVGIVLAHMHPQCQVILVENKEESLVRARERCTTLNLTNIGFIQANLDYYIGSFQIGVALHACGVATDMVLERCLQAGAAFVISPCCYGFIQNTQKFTFPRSQMFSKVLEYKEHMILCRFADQTAVQLPEDRRKIGKSCMGLVDLDRSQAAETRGYSVRVMTMEPESCSPKNNMLVGQPRPRHII, from the exons ATGGGTGGCACAGACCTAAAACGTGACCCAGACACTATATATTTAGAGATCGTATGTGAAAACAAGCAATACTCCTTACCTTTGCACACATCTATCACTTTATTTCTTCTTTCCTACTGCGAGAGCACATCTTTTCGTGCCATCCTTCTGTGCCCGGAATCAGGTGAGCAGTGGAAATGGTTAGGTGACTTGCCATCAACCCTCGCAGCAGAGCAGCTACAGTTGCCAGACCCTCCGGCGTTAGTCAGGGCTTGTAGGTTGCCAGCAGTGTTGGAGGCCGATGGGAGGTTTTGTAGAGCAGGGTTGGCAGTGGTGATGAGGAACATTGTGCAGAAGACCAGCAAAGACAGCCCTGGAGACCTGAACATTTCTTCTTTGCTGGGATTCAAGAACACCTGCCTCAAAGCCTGTGCAGAG GTCAGTCGGTGGACGCGTCTGTGTGAGCTTGAGATCCCCTGTGCGGTGGAGGAACACCTGGGCAGCCCTGCACAGTACTCTATCCCCCCTGCCGTATTGCTCCTGGAGAAGAGGCTAGGAGAGCCAGTCAAGGTCCACAATGACGACAAGCTACGCAGGCAGAAGCTTCAACAGCAGACGACAAGTCAGTCCGCATTACAGGAGGACGATGGCTCTGGTGGTGCTGTTGGCTCAGGAGTTGAACTCGACGCTGCTATGGCCAAACTGACCACAGATGGAACTACTGACGCTGATTTGAAGAAGCCTGCTGACATCAGGAGGGTGAAGACAACACAGCTGCCAGAGCTGGAGCATCAGTTTGCTGAGGGGCTCTACTTCACGCTCACAGACGTGGTCCTGCTACCCTGCATTCATCAGTACCTG AGTTCCCTCCAGGAGCACTCTCCTCATGCATTGGCGAGTATTCCCCTCCTCTTGCGCTGGTACTCTCGAGTGCAGGACGTGCCTGGCGTCCGCAAAGCTGCTGAACGCTGTGGGATGACTCTGTTCATGCCTCAGCCCTCCCCGTCTGGTGCGGTGCTACCTGAGCTCGCGACACCTGCTGAGGAACTGGAGCCAGAGAGTGCCCAGCCAGAGAAGACGCCCTTCGTTGGAGGACCAAGGCCCACGCTCACTAAACTCAAG GACAGTGGCATTGAAGCAGTGTTCTCTCCCCATCCATGCCCAGACTGGACTGTCCCATGGGAAGATCTGCCAACTGCCGTGAACCCCAGCACAG GAAAGATGTCAGACACTCGTGCCATACGCAAATGCCAGCAGCTCAACAACCTTGTTGCCATGGTAACTCAGCTGGTTCACCCGGGAGACACTGTAGTGGACTTCTGCAGTGGTGGG GGTCATGTGGGGATTGTACTTGCACACATGCATCCTCAGTGTCAG GTTATCCTGGTGGAGAATAAGGAGGAGTCTCTTGTCAGAGCCAGGGAAAGATGCACTACATTAAATCTTACAAACATCGGCTTCATTCAGGCCAACCTGGATTACTACATTGGATCGTTCCAAATAGGG GTTGCACTGCACGCGTGCGGAGTTGCCACAGACATGGTTCTGGAGCGCTGTCTTCAAGCTGGAGCTGCGTTCGTCATCAGTCCCTGTTGCTATGGTTTCATCCAAAACACACAGAAGTTCACTTTTCCTCGCAG CCAAATGTTCTCGAAGGTACTGGAATACAAG GAGCACATGATCTTGTGTCGGTTTGCAGACCAGACAGCAGTCCAGCTTCCAGAGGATCGACGCAAAATTG GGAAGAGCTGCATGGGGCTGGTAGACCTGGACAGGAGCCAGGCCGCGGAGACGCGAGGCTACTCGGTCAGGGTGATGACCATGGAGCCGGAGAGCTGCTCTCCCAAGAACAACATGTTGGTCGGACAGCCAAGACCCAGACACATCATTTGA